One Roseomonas sp. OT10 DNA window includes the following coding sequences:
- a CDS encoding 4a-hydroxytetrahydrobiopterin dehydratase: protein MVPALTAAERERIPRDLPEWEPVPGRDALRRRFAFRDFGEAWGFMSRVALLAERQDHHPEWSNVWNRVEIVLTTHDARGLSARDLRLARAIDALLAGR, encoded by the coding sequence ATGGTCCCGGCCCTGACGGCGGCGGAACGGGAGCGGATCCCCCGGGATCTGCCGGAATGGGAGCCGGTGCCCGGGCGCGACGCCCTGCGGCGCCGCTTCGCCTTCCGCGACTTCGGCGAGGCCTGGGGCTTCATGAGCCGCGTGGCCCTGCTGGCGGAGCGCCAGGATCATCACCCGGAATGGTCGAACGTGTGGAACCGCGTGGAGATCGTGCTGACCACCCATGACGCCCGGGGGCTCAGCGCGCGTGACCTGCGGCTCGCCCGGGCGATCGATGCCCTCCTCGCCGGACGCTGA